The Erinaceus europaeus chromosome 16, mEriEur2.1, whole genome shotgun sequence genome includes a window with the following:
- the LOC132533520 gene encoding uncharacterized protein LOC132533520 isoform X2 has translation MGDLAGWLGAGPPAPGLRRAYAPSLCGAPLHLQRATLAWVPGFSKPSPRLSGALLTSRRPARRARARPPGTLMSCGLSRSASKALRAQAGMGTCQRPDPAPVGRGGDMHRPVRSSEGTSGCWMCGRCRLCSLRPEISDLLRDSKAFMEHRCRGDSRSDPQPSRNKRKSDERNRSRAALWHIWRQGLNSELPVCKSCTLHLRTVSPHLREPPQLSQVLQTLYWLLFCLIFFFFGKFMYIRSGFHI, from the exons ATGGGAGACCTGGCCGGCTGGCTGGGCGCGGGTCCTCCCGCACCTGGCCTGCGCCGCGCCTACGCACCTTCCCTTTGCGGAGCCCCTCTGCACCTCCAGCGGGCCACCCTGGCCTGGGTGCCCGGGTTCTCCAAGCCAAGCCCGCGCCTGTCAGGGGCTCTGCTGACTTCCCGGAGGCCTGCAAGAAGAGCGAGAGCGAGACCTCCAGGCACACTGATGAGCTGCGGCctaagcaggtctgccagtaaaGCGCTGAGAGCGCAGGCAGGAATGGGGACTTGCCAGCGTCCCGATCCTGCCCCTGTCGGGCGCGGTGGAGACATGCACAGGCCAGTGCGTTCATCAGAAGGAACGAGTGGCTGCTGGATGTGTGGACGCTGCAGACTCTGCTCTCTCCGTCCTGAAATTAGCGACCTG CTTCGAGATTCAAAGGCGTTCATGGAACACAGGTGCAGGGGAGATTCTAGAAGTGATCCACAACCTTCTAGAAACAAAAGAAA ATCTGACGAGAGGAACAGAAGCAGAGCGGCGCTCTGGCACATCTggcgccagggactgaactcggaacTTCCTgtttgcaagtcctgcactctgcactTGAGAACTGTGTCCCCCCACCTCAGAGAACCACCAcaactctcacaagtcttacaaacactTTACTGGCTTCTgttttgtctgattttttttttttttggcaagttcatgtacatCAGATCtggattccacatctga
- the LOC132533520 gene encoding uncharacterized protein LOC132533520 isoform X4: MGDLAGWLGAGPPAPGLRRAYAPSLCGAPLHLQRATLAWVPGFSKPSPRLSGALLTSRRPARRARARPPGTLMSCGLSRSASKALRAQAGMGTCQRPDPAPVGRGGDMHRPVRSSEGTSGCWMCGRCRLCSLRPEISDLLRDSKAFMEHRCRGDSRSDPQPSRNKRNISAYCWTPGRESLDGAQ; the protein is encoded by the exons ATGGGAGACCTGGCCGGCTGGCTGGGCGCGGGTCCTCCCGCACCTGGCCTGCGCCGCGCCTACGCACCTTCCCTTTGCGGAGCCCCTCTGCACCTCCAGCGGGCCACCCTGGCCTGGGTGCCCGGGTTCTCCAAGCCAAGCCCGCGCCTGTCAGGGGCTCTGCTGACTTCCCGGAGGCCTGCAAGAAGAGCGAGAGCGAGACCTCCAGGCACACTGATGAGCTGCGGCctaagcaggtctgccagtaaaGCGCTGAGAGCGCAGGCAGGAATGGGGACTTGCCAGCGTCCCGATCCTGCCCCTGTCGGGCGCGGTGGAGACATGCACAGGCCAGTGCGTTCATCAGAAGGAACGAGTGGCTGCTGGATGTGTGGACGCTGCAGACTCTGCTCTCTCCGTCCTGAAATTAGCGACCTG CTTCGAGATTCAAAGGCGTTCATGGAACACAGGTGCAGGGGAGATTCTAGAAGTGATCCACAACCTTCTAGAAACAAAAGAAA CATCTCTGCTTACTGCTGGACGCCTGGCAGAGAGAGTCTGGATGGCGCCCAGTGA
- the GLCE gene encoding D-glucuronyl C5-epimerase has protein sequence MRCLAARVSYRSLLALCAVFTLLTVLLWTRCSGDRARQLARSPGGLPGSPPEPGAEGAAGAPPYQEIDCVINEERTVRGLREGAEVFLPFSWLQSYFHVYGRLARVGGRERFEFSHSYSRVYAPRGPYHPDGVFMSFEGYNVEVRDRVKCISGVEGVPLSTQWGPQGYFYPIQIAQYGLSHYSKNLTEKPPHVEVYDTAEDGDAGGWTVPKGCSVTVVADRSRFTNVRHFQAPEAGEGVSLQLGSTKDFILSFDLKFVGNGSVSVVLETTEKSQPFTIHYVSSTQLIALRDRDIVYGIGPRAAWSTVTRDLVTDLRKGVGLSSTKAVRPTKIMPRRVVRLVARGRGFLDNVTVASTAHMAAFFAASDWLLRNQDERGGWPIQVTRKLGEGFRPLEPGWYSAMAQGQAMSTLVRAYLLTRDRAFLGCALRATGPFRLPSEQRGVRAVFMGRHDWYEEYPTAPGSFVLNGFMYALIGLYDLQEAAGEAAGREARSLYRRGLDSLKAMLPLYDTGSGSVYDLRHVTLGTAPNLARWDYHTTHINQLQLLSTVDDAPIFRDFVRRWKSYLKGGRAKHN, from the exons ATGCGGTGCCTGGCGGCCCGGGTCAGCTACAGGAGCCTGCTGGCGCTCTGCGCCGTCTTCACGCTGCTCACCGTGCTGCTGTGGACCAGGTGCTCCGGCGACAGGGCCCGCCAGTTGGCGCGGTCCCCGGGCGGCCTCCCAGGGTCCCCCCCGGAGCCGGGGGCCGAGGGCGCCGCGGGGGCGCCGCCGTACCAGGAGATCGACTGCGTCATCAACGAGGAGCGCACGGTGCGCGGGCTGCGCGAGGGCGCCGAGGTCTTCCTGCCCTTCAGCTGGCTGCAGAGCTACTTCCACGTGTACGGCCGGCTGGCGCGCGTCGGCGGCCGCGAGCGCTTCGAGTTCTCCCACAGCTACTCCCGCGTGTACGCGCCCCGCGGGCCCTACCACCCCGACGGCGTGTTCATGTCCTTCGAGGGCTACAACGTGGAGGTGCGCGACAGGGTCAAGTGCATCAGCGGCGTGGAAG GTGTGCCTCTGTCCACGCAGTGGGGCCCCCAGGGCTACTTCTACCCCATCCAGATCGCGCAGTACGGGCTGAGCCACTACAGCAAGAACCTCACCGAGAAGCCCCCGCACGTCGAGGTGTATGACACGGCCGAGGACGGGGACGCGGGCGGCTGGACGGTGCCCAAAGGCTGCTCCGTGACCGTCGTGGCCGACCGGTCCAGGTTCACCAACGTCAGACACTTCCAGGCGCCGG aagCCGGCGAGGGCGtctccttgcagctggggagcaccAAGGATTTCATCCTGTCCTTCGACCTCAAGTTCGTGGGCAATGGCAGCGTGTCCGTGGTCCTGGAGACCACGGAGAAGAGCCAGCCGTTCACCATCCACTACGTGTCCAGCACCCAGCTCATCGCCTTGCGGGACAGAGACATCGTGTACGGCATCGGGCCCCGCGCCGCCTGGAGCACCGTCACCAGGGACCTGGTCACCGACCTCAGGAAGGGCGTGGGCCTGTCCAGCACCAAGGCGGTCAGGCCCACCAAGATCATGCCCCGGCGGGTGGTGCGGCTGGTGGCCAGGGGCAGGGGCTTCCTGGACAACGTCACCGTGGCCAGCACGGCCCACATGGCCGCCTTCTTCGCCGCCAGCGACTGGCTGCTGAGGAACCAGGACGAGCGGGGCGGCTGGCCCATCCAGGTCACCCGCAAGCTGGGCGAGGGCTTCCGGCCGCTGGAGCCCGGCTGGTACTCCGCCATGGCGCAGGGCCAGGCCATGTCCACCCTGGTCAGGGCCTACCTGCTGACGCGGGACCGCGCCTTCCTCGGCTGCGCGCTGCGGGCCACGGGCCCCTTCCGGCTGCCCTCGGAGCAGCGCGGCGTGAGGGCCGTGTTCATGGGCCGGCACGACTGGTACGAGGAGTACCCCACAGCGCCCGGCTCCTTCGTGCTCAACGGCTTCATGTACGCCCTCATCGGCCTGTACGACCTGCAGGAGGCCGCGGGCGAGGCGGCGGGCCGCGAGGCGCGCTCCCTGTACCGGCGCGGCCTGGACTCGCTCAAGGCCATGCTGCCGCTCTACGACACGGGCTCGGGCAGCGTGTACGACCTGCGCCACGTCACGCTGGGCACCGCGCCCAACCTGGCGCGCTGGGACTACCACACCACCCACATCAACCAGCTGCAGCTGCTCAGCACCGTGGACGACGCGCCCATCTTCCGGGACTTCGTCCGGCGCTGGAAGAGCTACCTCAAGGGCGGCCGGGCCAAGCACAACTAG
- the LOC132533520 gene encoding uncharacterized protein LOC132533520 isoform X1 gives MGDLAGWLGAGPPAPGLRRAYAPSLCGAPLHLQRATLAWVPGFSKPSPRLSGALLTSRRPARRARARPPGTLMSCGLSRSASKALRAQAGMGTCQRPDPAPVGRGGDMHRPVRSSEGTSGCWMCGRCRLCSLRPEISDLLRDSKAFMEHRCRGDSRSDPQPSRNKRKMRLLTSRERTLHETWLHNYLKIIYRSDERNRSRAALWHIWRQGLNSELPVCKSCTLHLRTVSPHLREPPQLSQVLQTLYWLLFCLIFFFFGKFMYIRSGFHI, from the exons ATGGGAGACCTGGCCGGCTGGCTGGGCGCGGGTCCTCCCGCACCTGGCCTGCGCCGCGCCTACGCACCTTCCCTTTGCGGAGCCCCTCTGCACCTCCAGCGGGCCACCCTGGCCTGGGTGCCCGGGTTCTCCAAGCCAAGCCCGCGCCTGTCAGGGGCTCTGCTGACTTCCCGGAGGCCTGCAAGAAGAGCGAGAGCGAGACCTCCAGGCACACTGATGAGCTGCGGCctaagcaggtctgccagtaaaGCGCTGAGAGCGCAGGCAGGAATGGGGACTTGCCAGCGTCCCGATCCTGCCCCTGTCGGGCGCGGTGGAGACATGCACAGGCCAGTGCGTTCATCAGAAGGAACGAGTGGCTGCTGGATGTGTGGACGCTGCAGACTCTGCTCTCTCCGTCCTGAAATTAGCGACCTG CTTCGAGATTCAAAGGCGTTCATGGAACACAGGTGCAGGGGAGATTCTAGAAGTGATCCACAACCTTCTAGAAACAAAAGAAA GATGCGCTTGCTTACTTCACGAGAGAGAACTCTGCACGAGACCTGGCTGCACAATTATTTGAAAATCATTTACAGATCTGACGAGAGGAACAGAAGCAGAGCGGCGCTCTGGCACATCTggcgccagggactgaactcggaacTTCCTgtttgcaagtcctgcactctgcactTGAGAACTGTGTCCCCCCACCTCAGAGAACCACCAcaactctcacaagtcttacaaacactTTACTGGCTTCTgttttgtctgattttttttttttttggcaagttcatgtacatCAGATCtggattccacatctga
- the LOC132533520 gene encoding uncharacterized protein LOC132533520 isoform X3, whose amino-acid sequence MGDLAGWLGAGPPAPGLRRAYAPSLCGAPLHLQRATLAWVPGFSKPSPRLSGALLTSRRPARRARARPPGTLMSCGLSRSASKALRAQAGMGTCQRPDPAPVGRGGDMHRPVRSSEGTSGCWMCGRCRLCSLRPEISDLLRDSKAFMEHRCRGDSRSDPQPSRNKRKRLTFSGCACLLHERELCTRPGCTII is encoded by the exons ATGGGAGACCTGGCCGGCTGGCTGGGCGCGGGTCCTCCCGCACCTGGCCTGCGCCGCGCCTACGCACCTTCCCTTTGCGGAGCCCCTCTGCACCTCCAGCGGGCCACCCTGGCCTGGGTGCCCGGGTTCTCCAAGCCAAGCCCGCGCCTGTCAGGGGCTCTGCTGACTTCCCGGAGGCCTGCAAGAAGAGCGAGAGCGAGACCTCCAGGCACACTGATGAGCTGCGGCctaagcaggtctgccagtaaaGCGCTGAGAGCGCAGGCAGGAATGGGGACTTGCCAGCGTCCCGATCCTGCCCCTGTCGGGCGCGGTGGAGACATGCACAGGCCAGTGCGTTCATCAGAAGGAACGAGTGGCTGCTGGATGTGTGGACGCTGCAGACTCTGCTCTCTCCGTCCTGAAATTAGCGACCTG CTTCGAGATTCAAAGGCGTTCATGGAACACAGGTGCAGGGGAGATTCTAGAAGTGATCCACAACCTTCTAGAAACAAAAGAAA GCGCTTGACGTTTTCAGGATGCGCTTGCTTACTTCACGAGAGAGAACTCTGCACGAGACCTGGCTGCACAATTATTTGA